The Ischnura elegans chromosome 1, ioIscEleg1.1, whole genome shotgun sequence genome contains a region encoding:
- the LOC124173058 gene encoding uncharacterized protein LOC124173058 codes for MQPSKRSRKFRCSICQQEYIKIEEIRAHIKGTHLKHLTCPVCDRMFLDIFELTNHKKLHFQPAPDHLFQPNESIPQATVVKDEIEDKKPPTNVSKESNLPCNDRPVKAEGSTPSLTLNAGSIDLKTKFQTHQSASCNNQEMGAIDSSRLNNAFKGSSSNQRASKIHLAELESGKSLKPHPCLPADDTNERSSFICNGGREKVTHQSSSSIKIVFFPRENHWKVGEIGESVRKEASILDEGKRCALLQDPGLEIGNSLKRNPQQRADDAEDISPFRSNKKRVQLTHNRSPSMEIVCFPRENRWKVREVSESLRKEASILLEGKRCALLQDPGLENGNALKRNPQQRADDAEDISPFRSNEKRAQQTHNRSSSTEIVCFPRENHWGVAKVSDAVSSAAALPMEAKCGVEEGESACGQSEEGSEEAAAGDEEGERDGRRQHSTPPFREVGDEKPKAMQDALENSLGIKYTNSTSECYLESKTEADDKKMNPKETTATLKMANASYYIIPLNDIKLIRMTNMIQRPSSDGSTSFYTVDGEGVNAKYAKPLEYTCNVCKEKYSDVDSLQSHMKEAHASHLKCLFCDETFAAVSEYLSHSKSHLNIPSPKSKDIGSYDGNIGDHTRSDPETSGTTNVEMGRVLLDSEQQKESKLEKVKEYKCKLCSEKTSNLNEMRIHVKEFHLKRFTCGLCKLRFTDKYSLMVHTESHPRTIKYGDSSANISSAMPPKNVPADHFDGTLDEESRGSKYSDAGFMSESGTEFQVREKAYNKCGECNLYFDSETALQSHAKTHKKTIYKCGVCGLSSPSKKLLLEHLKEKGHSVSVECNEGQ; via the coding sequence atgcaGCCTTCAAAACGCTCCCGGAAGTTCAGATGCAGCATATGCCAACAAGAGTacataaaaattgaggaaataaggGCTCATATCAAGGGCACCCATTTAAAGCACTTAACTTGTCCAGTGTGCGATCGCATGTTTCTGGACATATTTGAATTAACTAACCACaaaaagctacattttcaacCTGCCCCTGATCATCTCTTCCAACCTAATGAGAGCATCCCTCAGGCCACTGTAGTGAAGGACGAGATAGAAGACAAGAAACCACCTACAAACGTGTCGAAAGAGAGCAACTTGCCGTGTAATGATAGGCCAGTGAAAGCAGAGGGCTCAACGCCTTCCCTCACCTTAAATGCTGGTTCAATTGATCTAAAGACGAAATTCCAGACGCACCAAAGTGCATCATGTAATAACCAAGAAATGGGGGCAATAGATTCATCAAGGTTAAATAATGCATTCAAAGGCTCATCAAGCAATCAAAGAGCTAGCAAAATCCATTTAGCAGAATTAGAAAGTGGAAAATCACTCAAACCCCATCCTTGCCTACCAGCAGATGACACTAATGAGCGCTCATCATTTATTTGCAATGGAGGAAGAGAAAAAGTTACTCATCAAAGTTCATCCtccataaaaatagtttttttcccaCGAGAGAATCACTGGAAAGTTGGAGAAATTGGTGAGTCTGTCAGAAAAGAAGCATCAATACTAGATGAGGGGAAGAGATGTGCACTGCTTCAGGATCCAGGATTAGAGATTGGGAATTCACTTAAACGTAACCCTCAGCAAAGAGCAGATGATGCCGAAGACATCTCACCATTTAGAAGTAATAAGAAAAGAGTACAGCTAACTCATAATCGTTCACCTTCTATGGAAATAGTTTGTTTCCCACGAGAGAATCGCTGGAAAGTTAGAGAAGTCAGCGAGTCTCTCAGAAAAGAAGCATCAATACTACTTGAGGGGAAGAGATGTGCACTGCTTCAGGATCCAGGACTAGAGAATGGGAATGCACTTAAACGTAACCCTCAGCAAAGAGCAGATGATGCTGAAGACATCTCACCATTTAGAAGTAATGAGAAAAGAGCCCAGCAAACTCATAATCGTTCATCTTCTACAGAAATAGTTTGTTTCCCACGAGAGAATCACTGGGGAGTGGCAAAAGTCAGTGATGCGGTGAGCAGTGCAGCGGCATTGCCAATGGAGGCGAAATGTGGCGTAGAAGAGGGTGAATCAGCATGCGGGCAGAGCGAGGAGGGATCAGAAGAGGCGGCAGCAGGGGACGAGGAGGGGGAAAGAGACGGCAGACGGCAACACTCAACTCCTCCCTTTCGGGAAGTTGGGGATGAGAAGCCAAAAGCCATGCAAGACGCTTTAGAAAATTCTCTGGGAATAAAGTACACAAATTCAACGAGTGAATGTTACCTCGAATCAAAAACTGAAGCAGATGACAAGAAGATGAATCCAAAAGAAACAACCGCAACATTAAAGATGGCTAACGCTAGTTATTATATAATCCCCCTTAATGATATTAAGTTAATTCGGATGACTAACATGATCCAACGACCGTCAAGTGATGGTTCCACAAGTTTTTACACGGTTGATGGGGAAGGAGTCAACGCTAAGTATGCAAAGCCACTGGAGTACACTTGTAATGTATGCAAGGAAAAATACAGTGATGTTGATAGTCTCCAGTCTCACATGAAGGAAGCCCATGCAAGCCATCTCAAGTGCCTCTTTTGCGATGAAACATTTGCAGCTGTTTCCGAGTATTTGAGCCATTCAAAATCTCACTTGAACATCCCCTCGCCCAAATCCAAGGACATTGGAAGTTACGATGGGAATATAGGAGACCACACGCGTAGCGATCCAGAAACAAGTGGTACAACAAATGTGGAAATGGGCAGGGTCCTCTTAGATTCAGAGCAGCAGAAAGAATCCAAACTGGAAAAGGTGAAAGAGTACAAATGTAAACTATGCAGTGAGAAAACCTCTAACCTTAATGAAATGCGTATTCATGTTaaggaatttcatttgaaaagatTCACTTGTGGGTTGTGCAAATTAAGATTTACAGATAAATATTCCTTAATGGTTCACACTGAATCACACCCTAGAACTATCAAATATGGTGATTCAAGTGCCAATATCAGCTCAGCCATGCCACCCAAAAATGTGCCTGCGGATCATTTTGATGGAACTTTGGATGAAGAAAGCAGAGGTAGCAAGTACTCTGATGCTGGTTTTATGTCTGAATCAGGAACTGAATTTCAAGTTCGTGAAAAAGCATATAACAAATGTGGTGAGTGTAACTTATATTTTGATAGTGAAACAGCTTTACAATCCCATGCAAAGACTCACAAGAAAACCATCTACAAATGTGGAGTTTGTGGACTGTCATCTCCCTCAAAAAAGCTTTTGTTggaacatttgaaagaaaaaggccACTCAGTGTCAGTAGAATGCAATGAAGGTCAATGA